The Crocosphaera subtropica ATCC 51142 genome includes a window with the following:
- the recJ gene encoding single-stranded-DNA-specific exonuclease RecJ — MNTIHSQWEVLPIVSLPAWFLDIVNSYCTDSQGIYAAQLLWHRGIQTPEELQGFLDANYYYPLSPFEFGCEMKLATKRLEVAMNNQEKVTIWGDFDADGITATSVLWEGLGQFFIPHLQLNYYIPNRATESHGLNIPGIKKLADEGTKLIVTCDTGSTNIEEINYANSLEIDIIVTDHHTLPNDRPNVVSIINPRYFYEDHPLFSLSGVAVAYKLVEALYLSFPEIPESPLENLLDLVAIGLIADLVELKGDCRYLAQQGLKKLQQQLKNTTRPGVAHLLNLCKRGGDRPTDISFGIGPRINAISRIQGDAHFAVELLTSKDEERCKELAFETELANTRRKSLQKDIKKNVEKKLQMLDLSTTQVIVLEDPQWQSGVLGLVAGQIAQEYGRPTILLTTAETEKMSESDLKLARGSARSVYNIDLYKLVASQRDLLHKFGGHPFAAGLSLPVENLSLFRENINRKLRQEIIDLNTLSSTIQADLVVTVSQLGQSLFRELKLLEPYGMGNPVPRLLIQNCWFEALGNQNIRDAKNNKIKYIKTKFDIYDNSVDEGFPGIWWEHYQEELPQGKNKRCDAIVELDYNTYGKGRYEVRLIEVRESLKTHEYQSIKTNQITLIDYRNQDQVNESYLELEQLSSCPVSWDELYKKYQTSINNQHDLALNYSYDEQFNPSEMIKQLIGIAKYLNRTQKTITKEQLKEKLLLSDRTLNLALEFLEKIGFLIIQEDQTIQIETTTHLSQEYYLSQKKLIDTLQEEHFKRKYFTQVPVETLQQLLVSESLNY, encoded by the coding sequence ATGAATACTATACACTCTCAGTGGGAAGTTTTACCGATTGTTTCTTTACCTGCTTGGTTTCTGGATATTGTTAATAGTTATTGTACTGATTCTCAGGGAATTTATGCAGCCCAATTATTATGGCATAGAGGAATTCAAACTCCAGAAGAATTACAAGGTTTTTTAGATGCGAACTATTATTATCCGTTGAGTCCTTTTGAATTTGGTTGTGAAATGAAATTAGCAACTAAACGCCTAGAAGTTGCTATGAATAATCAAGAAAAAGTAACTATTTGGGGAGATTTCGATGCGGATGGAATTACAGCCACCAGTGTTTTATGGGAAGGACTTGGACAATTTTTTATTCCTCATCTCCAACTTAATTATTATATACCGAATCGTGCCACAGAGTCTCATGGATTAAATATTCCAGGCATTAAAAAGTTAGCAGACGAAGGGACAAAACTGATTGTAACCTGTGACACAGGAAGCACTAATATAGAGGAAATTAATTATGCTAATTCTCTAGAGATTGATATTATTGTTACTGATCATCATACCTTACCCAATGATCGGCCTAATGTGGTTTCTATTATTAATCCTCGTTATTTTTATGAAGATCATCCATTATTTTCTTTATCAGGAGTTGCCGTAGCTTATAAATTAGTTGAAGCCTTATATTTAAGCTTTCCAGAAATTCCCGAAAGTCCTTTAGAAAATTTATTAGATTTAGTGGCGATTGGTTTAATTGCTGATTTAGTTGAATTAAAAGGAGACTGTCGTTATTTAGCACAGCAAGGGTTAAAAAAGCTCCAGCAACAACTTAAAAATACCACCCGTCCTGGCGTTGCTCATTTACTAAATTTATGCAAGAGAGGAGGCGATCGCCCGACGGATATTTCTTTCGGTATTGGTCCTAGAATTAATGCCATTAGTCGTATACAAGGGGATGCTCATTTTGCTGTAGAATTATTAACCAGTAAAGATGAAGAACGTTGTAAGGAACTGGCTTTTGAGACGGAATTAGCCAATACCCGTCGTAAGTCTTTACAGAAAGATATTAAGAAAAATGTTGAGAAAAAACTACAAATGTTAGACTTATCTACCACTCAAGTTATTGTTTTAGAAGATCCGCAATGGCAAAGTGGTGTATTAGGATTAGTTGCGGGCCAAATTGCTCAAGAGTACGGTCGTCCGACTATTTTATTGACAACGGCTGAAACCGAAAAAATGAGTGAAAGTGATCTAAAACTAGCTAGAGGGTCAGCCCGTTCGGTTTATAATATTGATCTGTATAAGTTAGTCGCTTCTCAACGAGATTTATTACATAAATTCGGAGGTCATCCCTTTGCAGCAGGGTTGAGTTTACCGGTAGAAAATTTATCTTTGTTCAGAGAAAATATCAATCGAAAGCTGAGACAAGAAATTATAGACCTTAATACATTAAGTTCTACCATTCAAGCTGATTTAGTCGTCACAGTTTCTCAACTGGGTCAAAGTTTATTTAGAGAATTAAAATTATTAGAACCCTATGGAATGGGAAATCCTGTCCCTAGGTTATTGATTCAAAATTGTTGGTTTGAAGCGTTAGGGAATCAAAATATTAGAGATGCTAAAAATAATAAAATTAAATACATAAAAACTAAGTTTGATATTTATGATAATTCCGTTGATGAGGGGTTTCCTGGTATTTGGTGGGAACATTATCAAGAAGAATTACCCCAAGGCAAAAATAAGCGATGTGATGCTATAGTTGAACTGGATTATAATACCTATGGAAAGGGACGTTATGAAGTGCGTTTAATTGAAGTTAGAGAAAGTTTAAAGACTCACGAATATCAATCAATAAAAACCAATCAAATTACTTTGATCGATTATAGAAATCAAGATCAAGTTAATGAGAGTTATTTAGAATTAGAACAATTAAGTAGTTGTCCTGTGAGTTGGGATGAATTATATAAAAAGTACCAAACAAGTATTAATAATCAACATGATTTAGCGTTGAACTACTCCTATGATGAGCAATTTAATCCATCAGAAATGATTAAACAATTAATCGGTATTGCTAAATATCTGAACCGAACTCAGAAAACGATAACAAAAGAACAATTAAAAGAAAAATTATTATTAAGCGATCGCACCCTAAATTTAGCCTTGGAATTTTTAGAGAAAATTGGGTTTTTAATCATCCAAGAGGATCAAACTATTCAGATCGAAACAACAACCCATTTATCACAAGAGTATTACCTCTCACAGAAAAAATTAATAGATACTCTCCAAGAAGAACATTTTAAAAGAAAATACTTTACTCAAGTTCCTGTCGAAACCTTACAACAGTTATTAGTGTCTGAAAGTTTAAATTATTAA
- a CDS encoding L,D-transpeptidase: protein MKFTLSLLTLTFISGSILLPIEGINKQAIASEGTPSATPSTELPATSTVTPPVEEAAIPTPPETTQTLATHLVLNLKERRVYAYQDDQVIANYPVAIGKPGWETPRGDFSVIQMVEDPQWKNPWNGRVSAAGPNSPLGERWIGFWREGGKYIGFHGTPGEHVMGQAVSHGCVRMRNRDVKALYELVQTGIPVIVQ from the coding sequence ATGAAATTCACTCTTTCCTTACTCACACTCACATTCATTAGCGGAAGTATACTATTACCCATCGAGGGGATCAACAAACAAGCGATCGCCTCTGAGGGAACACCCTCCGCAACCCCTTCGACGGAATTACCTGCCACATCAACCGTTACCCCACCCGTAGAAGAAGCAGCCATTCCTACCCCTCCAGAAACAACCCAAACCCTAGCCACACACCTAGTTCTCAACCTCAAAGAACGTCGAGTGTATGCGTATCAAGATGATCAAGTTATTGCCAATTATCCCGTGGCCATTGGTAAACCAGGATGGGAAACCCCTAGAGGTGACTTTTCTGTCATTCAGATGGTAGAAGATCCCCAATGGAAAAACCCCTGGAATGGTCGCGTTAGCGCAGCCGGTCCTAATAGTCCTTTAGGAGAACGTTGGATTGGTTTTTGGAGAGAAGGAGGTAAATACATCGGATTTCATGGGACTCCAGGGGAACACGTTATGGGACAAGCGGTTTCTCATGGTTGCGTTAGAATGCGGAACCGAGATGTTAAAGCCTTATACGAATTAGTGCAAACAGGAATTCCTGTGATTGTTCAATAA
- a CDS encoding Mo-dependent nitrogenase C-terminal domain-containing protein, translating into MASVAKSPYTKEQISAWLRGLLTLAWCDGNYDPQEQKLIADLTKDLAIDNEEAVLYKSIEPEELADILGDDPNTGENFLRTAVLVAIADGIYSSSEADLLHRYSEALGLKIEALESLEHTLCEPDGNHPQAQEMGDAAPLVSPPQPHPDLLHPLKDWLDGMDIHDPSLARFICKMVPPQCPFERDIKLFGHKVVHIPPLCKLNPLYEQLVGLRFRALCYLADECKEDISEFT; encoded by the coding sequence ATGGCAAGTGTAGCGAAATCTCCGTACACCAAAGAACAAATTTCTGCTTGGTTAAGAGGGTTACTCACCCTTGCTTGGTGTGATGGTAACTATGACCCCCAAGAACAGAAGTTAATCGCAGATTTAACAAAAGATTTAGCCATTGATAATGAAGAGGCTGTTCTCTATAAGTCTATCGAACCTGAAGAGTTAGCTGATATTTTAGGCGACGATCCCAATACCGGGGAAAATTTCTTACGGACTGCGGTTTTAGTGGCGATCGCCGATGGTATTTATTCATCCTCTGAAGCAGACCTCTTACATCGCTATAGCGAAGCATTAGGGCTAAAAATAGAGGCGTTAGAGTCTTTAGAACATACTCTATGTGAACCCGACGGAAACCATCCCCAAGCCCAAGAAATGGGCGATGCAGCCCCTTTAGTGAGTCCTCCTCAGCCTCACCCAGATTTATTACATCCCCTCAAAGACTGGTTAGATGGTATGGATATCCACGATCCCAGTTTAGCTCGGTTTATTTGTAAGATGGTTCCCCCTCAATGTCCGTTTGAAAGAGATATTAAGCTATTTGGTCACAAAGTGGTTCATATTCCCCCCTTATGTAAGCTTAATCCTTTATATGAACAATTAGTTGGGTTAAGATTCCGTGCATTATGTTATTTAGCCGATGAATGCAAGGAAGATATTTCTGAGTTCACCTAG
- a CDS encoding FAD-binding domain-containing protein encodes MTNIIIFWHRRDLRLSDNIGLSKAYQKSSKLVGLFCLDPNILQRDDIAPARVNYMLGCLRNLQESYQKLGGQLLIFQGQPTKIIPEVAKSLKVNCVIWNNDVEPYSKERDKQVKEALQEKGITSETYWDQLLHAPGEILTKSNNDPYKVYTPFWRSWVKEDKANIAESIEKLDSLSDEEINTVKNIGLIDLPTAKDLGYGWDIPLLLELGETAAKEQLHYFCNSTIYSYQEQRNFPAIDGTSKLSPAFKFGVIGIREVWQTTIEAYENTRSDEARENIQTWQQEIAWREFYQHCLYFFPELAEGPYREEFQDFPWDNNEDHFQAWCEGKTGYPIVDAAMRQLNETGWMHNRCRMIVASFLTKDLMINWQWGEKYFMQKLIDGDLSANNGGWQWSASSGMDPKPLRIFNPASQAQKYDPDGEYIRLWVPEISSLDTEYLVTGKIPPLEAHSCGYPQPIVDHKHQQREFKERYKQIKN; translated from the coding sequence ATGACAAATATTATAATTTTTTGGCATCGTCGTGACTTAAGACTATCTGATAATATCGGACTTTCCAAAGCCTATCAAAAAAGTTCTAAATTAGTAGGTTTATTCTGTTTAGATCCCAATATTTTACAGCGAGATGACATTGCACCCGCTAGAGTCAATTATATGTTAGGGTGTTTACGAAATTTACAAGAAAGCTATCAAAAGTTAGGCGGTCAATTATTAATTTTTCAAGGACAACCCACCAAAATTATTCCTGAAGTAGCAAAGAGTTTAAAAGTTAATTGTGTAATTTGGAATAATGACGTTGAACCCTACAGTAAAGAACGGGATAAGCAAGTAAAAGAAGCATTACAAGAAAAAGGGATTACATCAGAAACTTACTGGGATCAATTATTACACGCACCAGGAGAAATTCTCACTAAAAGTAATAATGATCCTTATAAAGTTTATACTCCTTTTTGGCGCAGTTGGGTTAAAGAAGATAAAGCTAATATTGCTGAGTCTATTGAAAAATTAGATAGTTTAAGCGATGAAGAAATAAACACCGTTAAAAATATAGGACTAATTGACTTACCCACTGCCAAAGACTTAGGTTATGGTTGGGATATCCCTTTGCTTTTAGAACTAGGAGAAACCGCAGCTAAAGAACAACTTCATTATTTTTGTAATAGTACAATTTATAGTTATCAAGAACAAAGAAACTTCCCTGCAATAGACGGAACATCTAAACTAAGTCCAGCGTTCAAATTCGGTGTTATCGGTATTCGTGAGGTCTGGCAAACAACCATAGAAGCTTATGAAAATACCCGTAGTGACGAAGCAAGGGAGAATATACAAACCTGGCAACAAGAAATCGCTTGGCGAGAATTTTATCAACACTGTTTATACTTTTTTCCTGAGTTAGCAGAGGGGCCTTATCGAGAAGAATTTCAGGACTTTCCTTGGGATAATAATGAAGACCATTTTCAAGCTTGGTGTGAAGGAAAAACTGGTTATCCTATCGTTGATGCTGCCATGAGACAGTTAAACGAAACGGGATGGATGCACAACCGATGTCGGATGATTGTTGCTAGTTTTTTGACTAAAGATTTAATGATCAATTGGCAATGGGGAGAAAAATATTTTATGCAAAAATTGATCGATGGGGACTTATCCGCTAATAATGGAGGGTGGCAATGGAGTGCATCCAGTGGAATGGACCCGAAACCGTTACGCATCTTTAACCCTGCTAGTCAAGCACAAAAATATGACCCAGATGGAGAATATATTCGTCTATGGGTTCCTGAAATAAGTTCTCTTGATACAGAATATTTAGTAACTGGAAAAATACCACCTTTAGAAGCGCATAGTTGTGGTTATCCTCAGCCTATTGTCGATCATAAACACCAGCAACGGGAGTTTAAAGAACGATATAAACAGATTAAAAATTAA
- a CDS encoding peptidase, producing MQKRQKDKFYLKLSLPFLIIIFFILLIITPSSALEKDLEKSLPPLQSHSLPTPLKQWQEQPYSGDYFEQIQPSVAGYLLWSEFPIKIYFDRPDNPHDTAATTRRFNQWVNAVETSITEWNTYLPITEVSQRELADIIIERIDPPIDAQIDPETGNLKIPRAKTAQTRYEFYIRNNKLFHKMIIQISPRLGLLATLSAARHELGHGLGIWGHSLQENDVLYFSQVSASIPISSRDINTLKKIYEQPTRLGWSLPINNE from the coding sequence ATGCAAAAACGACAAAAAGATAAATTTTACTTGAAATTATCCTTACCATTCCTGATAATTATCTTTTTTATTTTATTAATTATTACTCCATCTTCTGCTTTAGAAAAAGACTTAGAAAAATCCTTACCCCCTTTACAAAGTCATTCCTTACCAACCCCCTTAAAGCAATGGCAAGAGCAACCCTATTCAGGAGACTATTTTGAGCAAATTCAACCCAGTGTAGCAGGATATTTATTGTGGTCGGAATTCCCCATAAAAATCTATTTTGATCGTCCTGATAATCCTCATGATACTGCTGCAACAACCCGTCGTTTTAATCAGTGGGTTAATGCAGTTGAAACTTCTATTACTGAATGGAATACTTACTTACCCATAACAGAAGTTTCTCAACGAGAATTAGCAGATATTATTATAGAAAGAATTGACCCACCTATCGATGCACAAATTGATCCAGAAACAGGAAACCTAAAAATTCCTAGAGCAAAAACGGCTCAAACTCGTTATGAATTCTATATTAGAAATAATAAGCTTTTTCATAAAATGATTATACAAATTAGTCCCCGTTTAGGACTTCTTGCAACCCTATCCGCAGCACGTCACGAATTAGGCCATGGTTTAGGAATTTGGGGTCATAGTTTACAGGAAAATGATGTCCTTTATTTTTCACAAGTTAGTGCATCAATTCCTATTTCTTCTAGGGATATTAACACATTAAAAAAAATTTATGAGCAACCCACTCGTTTAGGATGGAGTTTACCAATTAATAATGAATAA
- the msrA gene encoding peptide-methionine (S)-S-oxide reductase MsrA → MSETIVLGGGCFWCVESVYQNVEGVESVESGYAGGETKNPTYDQVCSGRTGHAEVVKVTFNPQTISLIEILQIFFTVSHDPTTLNRQGNDVGTQYRSIILWNSQEQLETAKQVIEKLNGEDVFNGKIVTELKELTDYYPAEEYHQNYFKKHPNQPYCLFSIPPKLDKLKKYFPEKMLA, encoded by the coding sequence ATGTCAGAGACAATTGTATTAGGTGGTGGCTGTTTTTGGTGTGTCGAATCAGTTTATCAAAATGTCGAAGGGGTAGAAAGTGTTGAATCAGGTTATGCAGGAGGAGAGACGAAAAACCCAACTTATGATCAAGTGTGTAGTGGTAGAACCGGACACGCAGAAGTGGTTAAAGTAACCTTTAATCCTCAAACAATTTCCTTAATAGAGATATTACAAATCTTTTTCACAGTTAGTCATGATCCTACCACTTTAAACCGACAAGGAAATGATGTGGGAACCCAATACCGTTCTATTATTCTCTGGAACTCACAAGAACAACTCGAAACCGCTAAACAAGTGATTGAAAAGCTCAATGGGGAAGATGTTTTCAATGGCAAAATTGTCACAGAATTAAAAGAATTGACCGATTACTATCCTGCAGAAGAGTATCATCAAAACTACTTCAAAAAGCATCCTAATCAACCTTACTGTTTGTTCAGTATTCCTCCTAAATTAGATAAGCTCAAGAAGTATTTTCCTGAGAAAATGTTAGCTTAA
- a CDS encoding DUF389 domain-containing protein, with product MLMEIKQWLKRKIPRVPPDIREKLQQELLDEAELDTEFLVLTVSSCFIATLGLLINSAAVIIGAMLIAPLMLPLRGLALGMLDTERILVKISLMTLIIGTMTSMIISGVVGGVFGLPEASFGSEILGRTQPNLADLGIAVAAGAISGFAKIRRKLSDALAGTAISVALMPPLCVVGIALSQKALPLASGAFLLYLTNLLGITLSCIIIFIFGGYYLNYSQTSQALSGFVAMTGILVFPLFISFGNLVQQEKFEGKIKTLLENRTVTVGQQSELVGLTVQWPTFPWSNEYPIILVTVQENTKNPITPTQVGLVEQLIKKELGKKFKLVFRVSQLREVVADYERPLSTPQLFGPVSPPPVAPLPRQDISPSVWSEDKE from the coding sequence ATGTTGATGGAGATCAAACAATGGCTAAAACGAAAAATTCCCAGAGTTCCCCCCGATATTAGGGAAAAATTACAACAAGAACTTTTAGATGAGGCTGAACTGGATACGGAATTTCTGGTTTTAACCGTTAGTTCTTGTTTTATTGCCACCCTTGGACTTTTAATCAACAGTGCCGCAGTCATTATCGGTGCTATGTTAATCGCTCCTTTAATGTTACCCTTACGGGGTTTAGCTTTGGGGATGTTAGATACCGAGCGCATTTTAGTGAAAATCAGCCTGATGACCCTCATCATTGGAACGATGACATCGATGATCATTTCTGGTGTAGTGGGGGGGGTTTTTGGTCTGCCTGAAGCCTCTTTTGGCTCAGAAATTTTGGGACGCACACAACCCAATCTGGCGGATTTGGGGATAGCTGTGGCTGCTGGGGCCATTAGTGGGTTTGCTAAGATTCGTCGTAAACTTAGCGATGCTTTAGCAGGGACAGCCATTTCTGTGGCTTTAATGCCTCCTTTATGTGTTGTGGGTATTGCCTTATCCCAAAAAGCTTTACCTCTAGCCAGTGGCGCATTTTTGTTATATTTAACTAACCTTTTAGGGATTACCTTATCTTGTATTATTATTTTTATTTTTGGCGGTTATTACCTCAATTACAGTCAAACCAGTCAAGCTTTGAGTGGATTTGTGGCCATGACAGGAATTTTAGTGTTTCCTCTGTTTATTAGTTTTGGTAATCTTGTTCAACAAGAAAAATTTGAAGGGAAAATTAAGACCCTTTTAGAAAATAGAACCGTAACTGTCGGTCAACAAAGTGAATTAGTTGGGTTAACCGTTCAATGGCCAACCTTTCCCTGGAGTAATGAATATCCCATTATCTTAGTAACGGTTCAAGAAAATACTAAAAACCCCATTACCCCCACCCAAGTTGGCCTGGTTGAACAGTTAATTAAGAAAGAGTTAGGAAAAAAGTTTAAACTGGTATTCCGAGTCAGTCAATTACGAGAAGTGGTGGCTGATTATGAACGGCCGTTATCGACTCCTCAGTTATTTGGACCAGTTTCTCCTCCTCCTGTTGCCCCTTTACCTCGACAAGACATTTCTCCTTCTGTTTGGTCAGAAGATAAAGAATAA
- a CDS encoding carbon dioxide-concentrating mechanism protein CcmK, which yields MTQKAVGSIESKGFPGILAAADAMVKAGRITIVGYIRAGSARFTLNIRGDVQEVKTAMAAGIDAIERTEGATLETWVIIPRPHDNVVGVLPIDYSDQVETFRQAAEGIALPASSS from the coding sequence ATGACCCAAAAAGCTGTTGGATCAATTGAATCAAAAGGTTTTCCAGGCATTTTAGCGGCCGCTGATGCTATGGTAAAAGCAGGAAGAATTACCATTGTTGGTTATATTCGAGCCGGAAGCGCACGTTTTACCCTCAATATTCGGGGCGACGTTCAAGAGGTAAAAACCGCTATGGCCGCCGGAATTGATGCCATAGAACGGACAGAAGGGGCAACCCTAGAAACTTGGGTGATTATTCCCCGTCCCCATGATAATGTTGTCGGCGTTTTACCCATTGATTATAGCGATCAGGTTGAGACGTTTCGCCAAGCGGCTGAAGGGATTGCCCTTCCTGCTTCGAGTTCTTAA
- a CDS encoding carbon dioxide-concentrating mechanism protein CcmK, whose protein sequence is MPQAVGVIQTVGFPAVLAAADAMVKGGRVTIVYFDKAERGEFLVAIRGPVSEVKIAMEAGKEAAERSYNGKISSHYIVPNPPENLLTVLPLDFTEEVEQFRVS, encoded by the coding sequence ATGCCTCAAGCCGTTGGTGTCATTCAAACCGTAGGATTTCCCGCCGTTTTAGCGGCCGCTGATGCAATGGTTAAAGGAGGAAGGGTGACAATTGTGTATTTTGACAAAGCTGAACGTGGAGAGTTTTTAGTAGCCATTCGTGGCCCCGTTTCTGAGGTAAAAATTGCTATGGAAGCAGGAAAAGAAGCGGCCGAACGCTCCTATAACGGTAAAATATCGAGTCATTACATTGTCCCTAACCCACCAGAAAATCTGCTCACCGTCCTACCCTTAGATTTCACAGAAGAAGTAGAACAATTCCGTGTTTCCTAG
- a CDS encoding formylglycine-generating enzyme family protein, whose amino-acid sequence MTTQLSSYEFEVVTVNPQGKIIQRENKKSLYFLEKLEHECGLEMVAVPGGTFYMGSLKTEEGCLPSQTPQHSVTLKPFWMSKYPITQQQWKAVAKLPSIKQSLDPDPANFSNPNHPVEQVSWYDALEFCARLSQYSQRAYYLPSEAQWEYACRANTTTPFHFGETITTDLANYSGVNWEYQGKICSKGSYGQGPLGQDRRETTPVGHFGVANGFGLYDMYGNVREWCEDLWHKNYLGSPENGQAWITHTDEVRRVLRGGSWNCSPRKCRSAYRTKLDPLTSLYDIGFRIVHY is encoded by the coding sequence ATGACGACTCAACTCTCCTCTTATGAATTCGAGGTTGTCACAGTCAACCCCCAAGGCAAAATTATTCAACGGGAAAATAAAAAAAGCCTATATTTCCTAGAAAAATTAGAACATGAGTGTGGTTTAGAAATGGTAGCGGTTCCAGGGGGAACCTTTTATATGGGGTCTCTAAAGACAGAAGAAGGATGCTTACCCTCTCAAACCCCTCAACACTCAGTCACTCTAAAACCCTTTTGGATGAGTAAATATCCCATTACTCAACAACAATGGAAAGCAGTTGCCAAACTCCCTAGTATTAAACAATCTCTCGATCCCGATCCGGCTAATTTTTCTAACCCTAATCATCCTGTTGAACAAGTGTCTTGGTACGATGCTCTAGAATTTTGTGCTAGGTTGTCCCAATATAGCCAACGCGCCTATTATCTCCCTAGTGAAGCCCAATGGGAATACGCCTGTCGTGCTAATACCACGACCCCTTTCCATTTTGGAGAAACCATCACCACGGACTTAGCCAACTATTCAGGAGTTAATTGGGAATATCAAGGAAAAATTTGCAGCAAAGGGTCTTATGGTCAAGGGCCATTAGGACAAGATCGACGGGAAACCACTCCCGTGGGACATTTTGGGGTGGCTAATGGGTTCGGACTCTATGATATGTACGGTAATGTCAGAGAATGGTGCGAGGATCTCTGGCATAAAAATTATCTCGGTTCTCCTGAGAATGGTCAAGCTTGGATCACTCATACCGACGAAGTAAGACGAGTCTTGAGGGGGGGATCATGGAATTGTTCTCCTCGTAAATGTCGTTCAGCTTATCGGACTAAACTCGATCCCCTGACATCCCTTTATGATATTGGCTTTCGTATCGTTCATTATTAA
- a CDS encoding HAD family hydrolase, with protein sequence MTLKRITQQLIIKHLKNIKIIATDIDGTLTKKGEFSSQLLSTLEQLQKHHIKVILITGRSAGWCQGIVNYLPVWGIISENGGVYCLKDNQKIIPLTAIDDVVKHRQSLQHNFEYLKSQFPQLITSSDNQFRITDWTFDCHELTQEELLNIKDICDQNNWGFTYSHIQGHLKPLEQNKAKALMSLKEAYFKHLSCQEIMTVGDSPNDESLFNLDIFPISVGVNNILKYTEKLQYHPVYLTNLSEIDGFCELVKFLISNNV encoded by the coding sequence ATGACTTTAAAAAGAATAACTCAACAATTAATCATTAAACATTTAAAAAATATAAAAATTATTGCCACTGATATTGATGGAACCTTAACTAAAAAAGGTGAATTTAGTAGTCAATTATTATCAACTTTAGAACAATTACAAAAACATCATATAAAAGTTATCCTGATCACAGGACGATCAGCAGGATGGTGTCAAGGAATTGTTAACTATTTACCTGTGTGGGGAATTATTTCTGAAAATGGAGGAGTTTATTGTTTAAAAGATAATCAAAAAATAATCCCATTAACAGCTATCGATGATGTAGTAAAACATCGTCAATCATTACAACATAACTTTGAATATTTAAAGTCTCAATTTCCTCAACTCATTACTTCTAGCGATAATCAATTTAGAATTACAGATTGGACTTTTGATTGTCATGAATTAACACAAGAAGAATTACTAAACATCAAAGACATTTGTGATCAAAATAATTGGGGTTTTACCTATAGTCATATTCAAGGACATCTTAAACCCTTAGAACAGAATAAAGCCAAAGCATTAATGAGTCTCAAAGAAGCGTATTTTAAACATTTATCTTGTCAAGAGATTATGACTGTAGGAGATAGTCCTAATGATGAAAGTTTATTTAACCTAGATATATTTCCCATTTCTGTTGGGGTTAATAATATTCTCAAATATACAGAAAAATTACAATATCATCCTGTCTATCTAACTAATTTATCAGAAATTGATGGGTTTTGTGAATTGGTAAAATTCTTGATTTCTAATAATGTTTGA